The Calypte anna isolate BGI_N300 chromosome 2, bCalAnn1_v1.p, whole genome shotgun sequence genome includes a window with the following:
- the HEY1 gene encoding hairy/enhancer-of-split related with YRPW motif protein 1 produces the protein MGETGAGRGAGRALGALLPRAARRLPEGRPRPPQHHPHPPPPAPAAAAMKRVHPEYSSSDSEELDEAVEVEKESADENGNLSSAAGSMSPSTTSQILARKRRRGIIEKRRRDRINNSLSELRRLVPSAFEKQGSAKLEKAEILQMTVDHLKMLHTAGGKGYFDAHALAMDYRSLGFRECLAEVARYLSIIEGLDASDPLRVRLVSHLNNYASQREAASSAHTGIGHIPWGSAFGHHPHISHPLLLAQNGHGNTSTTASSTEPHHQTRIAAPHGETSSLRVPPNGSVGPVLPVVTSTTKLSPPLLSSMASLSAFPFSFGSFHLLSPNVLSPSAPTQSGALGKPYRPWGTEIGAF, from the exons ATGGGGGAGACGGGCGCCGGGCGAGGTGCGGGGCGCGCTCTGGGCGCCCTCCTGCCGCGCGCCGCCCGCCGCCTCCCTGAGGGGCGCCCGCGTCCCCCGCAGCATCACccgcacccccccccccccgcccccgccgccgccgccatgaAGCGGGTGCACCCCGAGTACAGCTCGTCCGACAGCGAGGAGCTGGACGAGGCCGTCGAGGTGGAGAAGGAGAGCGCGGACGAGAACGG GAACCTGAGCTCGGCCGCCGGCTCCATGTCTCCCTCCACCACCTCGCAGATCCTGGCCAGGAAGAGGCGCCGAGGG ATCATTGAGAAACGCCGCCGCGATCGCATCAACAACAGCCTGTCCGAGCTGAGGAGGCTGGTGCCCAGCGCCTTTGAGAAGCAG GGATCAGCCAAGctggaaaaagcagagattCTGCAGATGACTGTCGATCATCTGAAAATGCTGCATacagcaggagggaaag GTTATTTTGATGCCCATGCTTTGGCTATGGATTATCGGAGCCTAGGGTTTCGAGAGTGCCTGGCTGAAGTTGCTCGGTACCTCAGTATTATAGAGGGTCTGGATGCCTCTGACCCTCTGCGAGTCCGACTGGTGTCTCATCTCAATAACTATGCCTCTCAACGGGAAGCAGCAAGTAGTGCACACACTGGCATTGGACACATTCCTTGGGGCAGTGCCTTTGGACATCACCCTCACATATCTCACCCGCTGCTGCTGGCTCAAAACGGGCACGGTAACACCAGTACTACAGCATCTTCCACAGAACCACATCACCAGACCAGAATTGCCGCCCCACATGGTGAAACTTCCTCACTCAGAGTGCCCCCAAATGGCAGCGTTGGACCAGTGCTCCCCGTGGTCACATCTACTACCAAActgtctcctcctcttctctcctccatgGCATCTCTCTCTGCGTTCCCTTTTTCGTTTGGCTCCTTCCATCTGCTGTCCCCCAATGTGCTGAGCCCCTCTGCACCAACGCAGTCAGGAGCCCTTGGCAAACCATACAGACCCTGGGGGACTGAGATCGGAGCCTTCTAA